The sequence ACATTTGGAGTGTGGGCTGCGTACTAGCCGAGATGCTGTCAGGCAAGCCGTTATTCCCTGGACGTGACTGTAAGTTCAACCAAACTTTGTCTCGGTGATCCGGTCTTGACACCGAGTTCTTGGACAGATCATCATCAGCTTTCGCTCATTTTGGAAGTGCTCGGAACTCCCTCACTGGACGACTTTTATGCTATCAACTCGACCCGCTCTCGCGAGTACATTCGTGCACTTCCATTCCGAAAGAAGAAAAACTTTGCGACACTCTTCCCGAATGCGAACCCAATGGCGgtagatctcatggagaaaTGTCTAACTTTTAACCCGCAACGCAGAATAGGTAAGTTTAACGTTGGTTGATTGTTCTAGACCTGACTATCTGTCTATAGACGTTGTCCAGGCGCTCGCTCACCCATATCTCGAGGCATGTACCACGCGACAGCTTACTATAGCGTATCTGACCATGCTTTGTAGCCTTATCACGATGAGGAGGACGAGCCGGGTGCTcctccacttgatgcatCATTCTTTGATTTTGACAATGGAGTCGAACTTCCCAAGGAGCAACTGAAGGGTGTGTGCTTTTCTTATATTCACCGCGGACTTAAGCTTACCCTGTGATGTAGTAATGATCTATGAAGAAGTCATGCGACCGCTACCACATCAAATATGATAATCGAGTGTGGTTATTATCTTGAATATCTGGTATATCTCTTCACTATCATGCACCCTAATCATAAGGTACTTTGATCTTGGTTTTTAATACTTTCTTAGTGGTCACACTGTTGTCATGTTACATTATTGTATTGGGCTGGCGAATAATCTGATTGCACATGGGTCATCATGGACACTCGGTTTCGAGGCCTGCGAGCGATCGTCATAAAAGCCTGAATGCCTCGAGAAATCGTGTTGATCGCAGCCAATTGCGATCTAGCGAAATTGGCGGCCCTGATTAGCCGCTAAGACGAAATGTGGCTGTTCCAGGGCGTGTTACTCGACTACAACAACAATTGGCTTCCAAGGCTGATTTTGCCAAATGCTCATCGACCTACCACCTGAGCTCTTCGACGCCATCTTCCGTGTTCTTGACGATCGTTCCCAACGCTATCTCGTCGCCACCTGTCGTGCCTTTCGGAGCCATTGTCTTTCTGAAGCATGGCAAACGCTGACATTTGGAGGCCCCGGAGTCAAATCCCAGCTGAAGCGCTTCGTGTATTGGGTTGACACAACTCGACACAGTACGGATCTGTTCAAAAACACACAAAATTTATTCATTCGTGCTTGTCTCCTTGATGGCGCGGTGCCCCCAGGCTCGCTGGAGGGCGAACAAAACACCGATATTCAAGATGACGACATTGCCAACTTGCTTGTCCGACTCACAGCGAGCCTGACGGTACTCTCAATCGACCTTCCACCGATGCCTGAAGATCAACTATTCGATAAGACACTGTCTCGTATAGCCCGGCTCCCCAAGCTCCAGCGTCTATTTCTCGGACGGGTTAAAGTCCACGATGGGTACGACGTCGCCTGCGATTATACGGAGCTCAAGGAGGCTACTATGATTTGGTGCCATGGTATCGTCGAACAGAAACTTCTAGTCGATCAGTTTGGCCTCGAACACCTGGACGTACACGACAGTTGGGATATTGGGAATCTGAGCATGATCTCGTATCAGTGGCACAACCTCAAATCGTTCAGATTCTCGGCTGTCGACCATACGTATGCGACGAAGATACTTGAATCCGGAAGAGTAAGATCATTTCCGTTGGTGAGTTGAACGGGTAAACTTATAGGTTCCTGTAGGGAGCAATGACGTCTCTGGAAGAGGTGTCCATAGAGGTCCCAATGTCCAATGATGTTTTCTTCCGAATCGTATCCGAACTTTCCAACTATCCTATCCAAAAGTTCCATCTGTGCTTGTCAGCAATCGGGCTTGAGGTCTTCCATGACCTAGGGAGGAACTACGTGCCAGATGATTTTGGACCAAATTGGCTAGCATACATCTCTAACAACATGGCTGGATTAAAGGAATTGGTGCTTGATTACAGGGCAGGGGGAAGCCGATTCACGCTCCAGTGGCCTGGAGATCAGGTGCGTTTGTATGCTCTGGCACGAAAGACCGTTACTCACTCTAGGTAGACCATGTACGCGGGTGCGCTAGCGTTTGCGCAGAATCTGCATACCCTAGCGATTTCAATACACGCTTTACCCAGATGTGGAAGATTCGACTGCCGACAATTCGGTTACATGTATTTCGAACATATACCCAACCTTCAGACGCTGCACTTTCCCGCCATGCCCCTTATCCCTATGCGCTCGCTCGACTCTTTCTATTCCGACATGGGCCTATCACCTTCGCCTGCGTTGATCAAAGGGTATACTATGATTGGACGACAGAACCAACCGAATCATTTCGAGGACATGGGTGATACGTATCGACCGTTTTGGATCACCAACGGGCCCGACGTCGCAGTCGACCGACACAGGCGTGGAGGCGGTCTGCGCATCGTCGCTTACAACCGGACAGAAAGTGTACCTGATGATTCGAGCGACGCGCACGTATTCGACGAGCTCATGGACGAACTTCTCGCTCACGAAGCTGATTTTTTTGACCAAGAGGACGTGGATTTGGGATTGTGGTTTCCTGAGCTAGAAACTGAGGATGAGGGCGTCGaggatgacgatgacgagaACGATGAAGATTGGACGACCTCGGATGGCGAAGATCATGACGACCAAGATCCGCCTCCGCCGACGTCGGAAGAGTGGATGCAGGGTTTGACGATTGGGGTATCCAACGTAAACTTGGGTATCAACCAGCTTGATTTTTCGGAATTAGACGGGCATAGTTCGAGCGATGGTGACGCGTTGGAGGATATCAACGACTCGGATTTGTCCGCCGATCTGTAAACAGTACTTATTAAGTTGTATTATCTGTTGTCGATCTGTTTCTTTATCTAGCTCATTGGTTCACGTCGCTCTCGATTATGTTTACTGCACAATTGTACATAGAAACAACATGGCGTTTTTTTTCTCTCGAACTGGTTGATGATCAAGAAATAAAATGCAATTTCAGTGTTAGTGTCCGCTAAATAACACTCTCCATGTTTACTTGCAAAAAGAAAATGACAGTTGATAGTCTTACAAAAAGTTAAAATGTTGGGTGGAGAACGACCAGAATCCCGAAACAACAACACAACGCCCCTCCAGAAGGCGCAGACCCGAATCCATGATCGAAAAAAAAGGTTTTTATATAACTGGCACGAAGGTCATGATCTCGTCGTATAGAAGTTGTTTGAGCTGCTCTCGGCTAATGTCGTCCTTGTGCACTGTGGACAAGGAGTGTGAGTCAGCGATGAACGTACATATGTAAGGAAGGGAATGAACGTACGATCAAACTCAAAAAAGTCGGGGTCCAGAGGAGGGGCAACGGGCTCATCATCGGGATCATGCTATAGAGACGCGTTAGCTGAGTTCTAACGTTGGTTTTTGGACGTCTACGCACGTATGCCTCTAGGTAAGGGTGGCAGAGTGCGTCCTCAACAGTGATTCGCTTCTTGGGATCAAAGGTCTAGAAGAACCAGGTCAGAATACGCGCGAACCTAGATATCAAACATGTGCTCGTACCAAAGTTTTCGTCAAAAAGTCCACGGCGAGCGCAGAAGCATTCGGGAATAACTGGGCGAATGGTCGACGTTTCCGGAATGGGAGTGCACGAATGTAATCGCGGGATCGTCGGGTGGTGATCGCGTAGAACTCGTCTAGCGTGGGTGTGCCTTGTAACGATGTGTGAGGATCTGCGAGAGAATAAGGTGGGGAGAATCCCCGGAAAGTGCTTACCTAGCACGTCCAAGATCAAAGTCAACTGGTGATGGTAGTCCCGTCCAGGGAACAAGGGCTTTCCGCTTAACATCTCCGCGAGAATACAACCAACGGACCAGACGTCGATTGCCTTGGTGTACTGCTTAAACGTAAGCATGATTTCGGGTGCGCGATACCATCTCGTCGCAACGTATTCCGTCATGAAGCCTGTTTCGGTGCCCGAAGGCTCGGCCGTCCGAACGGACCGTGCAAGACCAAAGTCGCAGACCTTGAGATCGCAATTCGCGTTTAGGAGCAGGTTGGAGGGTTTGAGATCACGGTGGATGACATCAGCGCTGTGTAGTGCCTTGAGGGCGCGAAGCGTTTGGTAgataaaatactgaaaatatgCGAGTTAGATGTGGCGCATGGGTGCAAGGCGGGAGGTACTTACTTGGGCATGATCGTCGCTAAGGTCCTGCGTTCGGATAACTCGATGCATATCAGTTTCCATGAGCTCTTGGATCACTATGGGAATAAAGCCGGGTCAGTTTCTGTCGACGACAAATTCAACCAGGATGCTCACAGTAGACCTCTTTGAACGCCTCGAGCGAAGGAGGTTTAATGATGTCCAGAATAGAAATAATCTAACAAGACGGTGCGTTAGAGCATTAGGGCAATAATTGAAAAAGGAGGTATACTCACGTTTTCGCTGACACCAGCCTCGGACAAGAACTTGAGGAGTTTGAGTTCTCGTAGGGTGCGCAAACAGAACATGGAATGGTCGAACGGTGCAATCTTCTTTATTGCTACTTTGCGGCTGGTGGGTCTGTGCAACGCCGAACAGACTATACCATATGCACCTTCTCCGACGACATCGAGTACCTGGTACTGGGTACCTGTAGAGGCGTAGGTAAGCAAGCAGATGAGCGAGTAGAGGACAGCACTGACCGACGTTGAAACGGACTTTGCGGGGTGCTGGCTGGCTCTGGGACGCGGCATGTGCGTGTTTGGACTTGGAGGCATCCTTGGCTGGTTGGTCGGGCATCGTGTATGGGAATAAGTAGCGCTAATGGGTGTGGTGGGGAGAGAATACAATCAAGTCTGTACTAGAGCCCCAGCTTATAGCCCAAAAGCATCCGCCCGGATTCGGATCCTTACTACTGTTGTCCAGGTCTGTAACTGAAACGCATTGTCCGACCTTTGTAGTCTTCTGTTGCTAATGACAATAGGACTGTTCGATGGAATCTTGCCAATCTTTATCCGTCGATTTATTCCCAATGTAGATCTATTTCTCTGTACACTCGCTTGATTTGGATTGTAGCCAAGGTCCGCCCTCGTCACCCTGACAATCTACTCCTTTTGATCTATCCGACGTAATCCATCTCATCACACAACTGCTCCGGTCGTAGTCCTAACTTTATTACTCGTTTATGCCGAGTCTTCCGCTCTAGGATACGCGTTCGGGTGGCACTTGGGCATCCGTGCACAGACCAGCTGTGTCGGGGGTCCTCCTCTTCAAAACCTGGCCAGTGACAAGGAATTGGCATATAATGATATTAAAATAATTACCCCAAGTTGTTGCATACATTTGATTATCCCCAATAGAATCTATATTGTTCATTGTATGCACGAGAAATACAGTGTCACAGGGGTGGCAGATGTCCCGCCTCTCAGATTTTGTTTGCGGGTGGCCATCTGAGCACCTGCAGCACACCATCACCGCGTCTTCGCACTCATCTCATCCACTTTTCCTACTCGCACGCACGAGTTTGGTTTCAAAAAGTCTCCCCAATCAAGTTAGTTCAGCCTTTGTTGTTTTTCAGACAATGAGCTTACGCATCCATTCTGCCATCGATTTGTCGTTTGCCCAGGTCAAGCTTTGTAAGTCCAAATCCGCGCATAAAGGTACAATTACACGTGCACTGACGACGAACAAATCGTTTCGGATTGATAGGAATAATGGCATCCCCCGCACCCAATGCTCAGGCAAAATCGACTGTCGTGCCCTCAGAAGTCGGCTGGCAGTTCGTCTCCCAGTATTATACATACGTGAACAAAGAGCCTTCCAAGCTGCACTGCTTCTACACCAAACATAGCACATATACTCACGGGGTTGAGGGCGAGGATTCTCCCCCGTGCCACGGTCAGCAGGTAGGCGCTCCAGAACCACAAAAATGCAACCGAACAAAACTCATTTGATTAATCCATTTTAGGAAATCCACAACAAAATTATTTCCATTGGGTTCCAGGACTGCAAGGTCTTTATCCACAGTGTCGATGCCCAGTCGTCTGCCTCTTCGGGTATTCTCATCCAGGTCATCGGCGAGATATCCAACGCTGGAGAGGCCTGGCGTAAATTTTCCCAATCGTTCTTCCTCGCTGAGCAACCCAACGGATACTTTGTCTTGAACGATATCTTCCGCTACCTTAAGGAAGAGACTAATGCTGACGATGAGGTAAGCAGTGATAAGGAAGAGGCAGAAACTGGCGAGGAGGCCGCTGTTGAACCTACTGCTGCTACCCAACTTCACGATGTTCCCGAGCACCCGGTCGCTCAGCCTGAGCCCGAGCCTGTTGTTTCGCTCCCACCTGCAGCACCACAAGAAACCGCCGCTCCAGAGCCAGCTCCCGATGCTCCGGCAGTCAATGGGACACATGTTGAGGAAAAGACACCCGAACCGGCAAAGGAGACCACTCAGCTgccttctccttctcctgaACCGGAGCCTCAGCCGGCAGAAGAGCCCGCGCCAGCCGAGCCCGCGCCCACTCCCACCCCTGCTCCAGCTCCCGcgccagctccagctcctaCAAACTCCGCGCCCGCAGCCTCTCCCGCACCTCCTGCTGCCGAGAAACCCCAAGTCTCTGCTGCTCCTCCATCTGCTCCTCCCGCCCCTACCCAACCGGCTCAGcctcctgctcctcctgctcccaagACCTGGGCGAACCTCGCTGCCACCAACGTGTCGGGGTGGGGCCAGGTCTCTTCGGGGGCTCGCGGTGTGAGCGCTCCTGCGAAGCCGGCTACACCGACACCCAAGCCAGCTGCGCCTGCACCGGCCCCCGTTGCCCGGAAGGAAGAGCCTCCGATCGACACGTCTAACTTGTCGCCTCAGGCACAAGCCGCTCTTTCCGTAAACACCCCGCAATGCTTCGTCAAGGTAAAGCATCAATATGCATATTTCTTTGCCAAGACAATCATTAATCTTATCAATAACTTAATCACAGCTCAACGACTGGGTGCGCGATAACGCCGCCGGCAATCAGACCCAGAGCAACGCCGAATCCGTTTCTCCTGCAGCGCTCAAAGAGGTTCTCACCGCTCGTTTCGGAGCAATCAAGGAGCTCGAGGTCGTGCGCACCAAAGCGTGTGCGTTCCTGGAATTCGTTCAAGTTGATTCGGCACGTCGCGCCATCTTGGCGTCGTTACCTACCAATCAAGGTGGTGAGGGAGGCATTCGTATTGGGGAGGATACTCCAAATGAACGTGCTCCCCGCATTACCGTTGAAATGCGCAAGGAACGTGGCGACCGTCCCATGTCGGGTGGTCGTCCGCGTACCGGCGGTCCAGAGCAGCGTGGTTCGTTCCGCGGCCGGGGTGGACGTGGCCGGGGTGATGGGACCCGCGGTGGAGCCCCGCAAGCTGCCAAGTAAAATGTCCAGGCCTCGACGTTGATGTGATGTGATGTGCGTGGGGGGTGGAGTGCGTTTATGACCGTCTAATTTGTTGTGTGTGTGCCTTATGCCGAccttccttttcttcttctctcTGCATCGTCATCTGCTTTGCATTGTTTCTCCTCGCATTCATCTTTATGTCTCTACTACCCACTTGTACACCTCCGCACGCCTTGTTTATCACACCCTGCACCAGATGTGACATTTATGCCATCCACTCAACACCTATAAATGTCTTTGAAGTAAGATCCATTGATACTTGCATATCTATTGAAGTACAACCACGCAGCGGCCAATTGAAGAACAACCAGTTGGAGGTTACGAGGGCTTTAAAGGAGTGAGGATAGTCGGCCGCTTAATGAGTAAAGTAAAATAGCCCAGGTCAGGAGAATCCAAAAATCCAGTATCCAGCATAACCAAGAAATCAAGTAAAGAGCGTGAAAAAATGAAAAGAAAAATATGGAAGAATGATCCGGTGGCGCGTTCATCGAAGCTGCTTTGCATCAGAATCGTATCGACGGGTCTCGTCCTCATCATATGGCTCATATCCGCGCTCTGGGTCGTACTTCACTTTTCCCGAGGCGCCGTCGAGGAGTGCGACTCGACCCTTTGGAGATCTACAGTCCTAACGCCACCATCGCCCTCGGTGTCCATGTGAGTCTCGGTTTGTATGCGCACACCGAGCTCGAAGGTGTCCGTTGGGTTTCCACGAAGATTACGTATGCCGCTCCCATGGACGGTGATTGAAGACGTTGGCCGTGTTTTGCCAGACTCGCTGGATTGGAATCCCTTGGCGGGGAAGACGGGGCGCCCCAATGAAGGAGGTTCCCGAGCGCTAGAGTAATTGGCGGAAGTAGAGTCGTTGAAATCTGAAAATCAATAAGATATTGAGTATTGCATTTACGTGCCG comes from Rhizoctonia solani chromosome 4, complete sequence and encodes:
- a CDS encoding mitogen activated protein kinase; its protein translation is MLIDLPPELFDAIFRVLDDRSQRYLVATCRAFRSHCLSEAWQTLTFGGPGVKSQLKRFVYWVDTTRHSTDLFKNTQNLFIRACLLDGAVPPGSLEGEQNTDIQDDDIANLLVRLTASLTVLSIDLPPMPEDQLFDKTLSRIARLPKLQRLFLGRVKVHDGYDVACDYTELKEATMIWCHGIVEQKLLVDQFGLEHLDVHDSWDIGNLSMISYQWHNLKSFRFSAVDHTYATKILESGRGAMTSLEEVSIEVPMSNDVFFRIVSELSNYPIQKFHLCLSAIGLEVFHDLGRNYVPDDFGPNWLAYISNNMAGLKELVLDYRAGGSRFTLQWPGDQTMYAGALAFAQNLHTLAISIHALPRCGRFDCRQFGYMYFEHIPNLQTLHFPAMPLIPMRSLDSFYSDMGLSPSPALIKGYTMIGRQNQPNHFEDMGDTYRPFWITNGPDVAVDRHRRGGGLRIVAYNRTESVPDDSSDAHVFDELMDELLAHEADFFDQEDVDLGLWFPELETEDEGVEDDDDENDEDWTTSDGEDHDDQDPPPPTSEEWMQGLTIGVSNVNLGINQLDFSELDGHSSSDGDALEDINDSDLSADL
- a CDS encoding nuclear transport factor 2, whose translation is MASPAPNAQAKSTVVPSEVGWQFVSQYYTYVNKEPSKLHCFYTKHSTYTHGVEGEDSPPCHGQQEIHNKIISIGFQDCKVFIHSVDAQSSASSGILIQVIGEISNAGEAWRKFSQSFFLAEQPNGYFVLNDIFRYLKEETNADDEVSSDKEEAETGEEAAVEPTAATQLHDVPEHPVAQPEPEPVVSLPPAAPQETAAPEPAPDAPAVNGTHVEEKTPEPAKETTQLPSPSPEPEPQPAEEPAPAEPAPTPTPAPAPAPAPAPTNSAPAASPAPPAAEKPQVSAAPPSAPPAPTQPAQPPAPPAPKTWANLAATNVSGWGQVSSGARGVSAPAKPATPTPKPAAPAPAPVARKEEPPIDTSNLSPQAQAALSVNTPQCFVKLNDWVRDNAAGNQTQSNAESVSPAALKEVLTARFGAIKELEVVRTKACAFLEFVQVDSARRAILASLPTNQGGEGGIRIGEDTPNERAPRITVEMRKERGDRPMSGGRPRTGGPEQRGSFRGRGGRGRGDGTRGGAPQAAK
- a CDS encoding mitogen activated protein kinase kinase; its protein translation is MPDQPAKDASKSKHAHAASQSQPAPRKVRFNVGTQYQVLDVVGEGAYGIVCSALHRPTSRKVAIKKIAPFDHSMFCLRTLRELKLLKFLSEAGVSENIISILDIIKPPSLEAFKEVYLIQELMETDMHRVIRTQDLSDDHAQYFIYQTLRALKALHSADVIHRDLKPSNLLLNANCDLKVCDFGLARSVRTAEPSGTETGFMTEYVATRWYRAPEIMLTFKQYTKAIDVWSVGCILAEMLSGKPLFPGRDYHHQLTLILDVLDPHTSLQGTPTLDEFYAITTRRSRDYIRALPFRKRRPFAQLFPNASALAVDFLTKTLTFDPKKRITVEDALCHPYLEAYHDPDDEPVAPPLDPDFFEFDLHKDDISREQLKQLLYDEIMTFVPVI